CGCATCGGCGAGGTAACAGGCCGTCGAGAGCCCACCGATCCCGCTCCCGATCACGACCACCGACTCGTCCGCCAGCGATTGCATACCCGAACGTGACTCACGGATCGAAGTTAAACGTGCGTCATACATAAGTAGGGATTCGAACGGGTACGGAGACGGGGACGAACCGGCTGACGGCGTCCGCCCCGACCCGTCCGGTGGGTTCCTGTGGGTTGCGCCCGTAGAGTGAGTATGGACGGAACGACAGCCGTCGTCACTGGCGGCACTCGTGGCATCGGACGGGCCGTCGCCGAGGCGTTCGCGGCCGAGGGAGCCACCGTCGTCGTGGGCGCCCGAGACGGCGACGACGTCGAGACGACCGTCGACGCGCTCGAAGCCGCCGGTGCGACCGCAGCGGGCCTCAGGACCGACGTTCGAGACGAGTACGACGTGGAGTGGCTTACCGAGACTGCCTCGCGAACGGGTGCGGCGTCCGGTATCGACGTCGTCGTCCCTGCAGCGGGCGTCTACCACGGCGAGGCCGGACACACGCCGACGGACGGCGAGTCGTATTCGACGTTCGACGATCACTGGCGGACGAACGGGCGCGGCGTCTACGCGACGATCCGCGAGTCGCTCCCGCACCTGAACGACGGCGCGCGGGTGCTCGTGCCGACTGGGTCCGTCGCTCGAGACGGGAATTCGGGATACGGCTCCTACGCGATCTCCAAGGCGACCGCGGAGGCGGTGGCTCGCGGGTTCGCGGCCGACACCGAGTACGTCGTCGGGTGTCTGGACCCCGGCATCGTCGCGACGGATCTTTCGGGAGCGAACGGCCGCGATCCCGACGCCGTCGCGCCGATGTTCGTCTGGGGGGCGCTCGAGGCGGAGCCGGACGAGATAGACGGGGAAATCGTCGGATTGCGCGAGTGGAAACAAGCGACCCGATAACCGGGTGCTGACCTCGAGCCTGCACTCTGGGCTTCGCTGGCGGCGGAATACGAGCGAGCGCAACCGCTACGAACGAACTATCGTGCGGAGAAGTCTAGTAGTGAGCGGAACCGAAACCGAGGTTCAATCGATGTGGCCTTCGCGACGCAGTTGATCTGCGTCCTGACCAGTGTAGCGCCATTCGATGGTGGCCTTCTCGTCTTGCCAGTCCCAGGGCTCGGCGACGACGATGTCGTCTTGCTCGATCCAGGTCCGGTATTTCATCCGGCCCGGAATGCGGCCGAGTCGCTCCTCGCCGTCCTCACAGCGGAGGCGAACGTGGTTGCCACCGAGGTGTTCGGTTACGACGGCGAATACTTCATCGCTGTTGGGCATACGGAGGTTCCGTCGCCCGGAGTCTTCTGTCACAGTTTAACTACGTGCGGTAGACGTTTAAATGGTTGGGGAGTCGTGCTATCGTACGCCAGCATAGTGTCAATACGTTCACCGTAACCCGCGAACGACTCCACGAACGTGACCGTTCGTCGAAGGAATCACTGCATCAGTACGTCGAACGAACCGCTGTCACACCAGTCACTACAATTCCCGATCGGAGTCCGGATTCTCGAGTTCCCACAGGAGTTCCGGCAGGAAGGCCTCGAGGTTGTCGATAACGCTGCGCTCGCTGACGTTCAGTCCCTCGCAGTGTTCGTGGGCCGACTCCCGAATGTCGACGTGGAGGTCGCCGTCCTCGAGCCAGACGCCGAGCGGAAAGACCGAACACCGGGTCGGTTTCCAGTCCTCCTCGAGGTGGAGCGAACACAGTCCGTCCTCCCGAAGGAACGCACAGGCCGAACCGTCCTCGCCGACGTGGTCGTCGCGGTCTTTCGCCTCGCGGGTGACGAACTTCTCGCCGCGAAACTCCGTCGTCGTCTCGGCGAGGTTCGCCCGCTGGGCCAACTCGAGGAGGTCCCTGTCGTAGAGGAGCACGCCGTGGTGACAGCACCACGTGCAGTCGTCGACGCACTCGAAGGTGAGGTCGGGATCGAACTCGACGACGACCTCGCGGTCGGGATACACCTCGACGCGTCGGTGGTCAGCGCTCACGACCGTGGAGAGGTGGGTCGGACCCAAGTGCCTTTCTACCCGTCCATTCCACGGCCGCGTCGCGATCGATCTCGAGGACGGACCTACGAGCGAACTCCCTCGGACTCGAGCGGCAGTTTCTCCCGTTCGCTCGAGTCGACGACCGTGTTGCGGAGCGTGCCGACGCCCTCGTAGGTGATCTCGACGGTGTCGCCGGGTTCGACGAGGCCGGGGTTGGCGGGACTCCCGAAAGAGATCACGTCGCCGGGGCGGAAGGTGAACCGGCGGGAGAGGTACGAGACGATCTCGTCGGGGTCGAAGAGCATCAGTTCGGTATTCGCTTCCTGACGGCGCTCGCCGGCCACGTCGGTGTGCATGTCGATCCCACCGGGGTCGACGGCCGTCTCGATCCACGGCCCGAGCGGGCCCGAGGCGTCGAAGGCCTTCCGGGCCGTTCGGCCGCCCTGATCGAGCGCGTCCATATCGTTCAAAATCGTGTAGCCGCGGACGACGTCGGACACCTCGTCTTCCGGGACGTTTCGACAGGGTTCGTCGATGACGGCCGCGAGTTCGCCGGCGTAGGTCACCTCGTCGCTGAAGTCGGGGTAGGGAATCGCGTCCCCGTGACCGACGAGCGACGCCGGCGGTTTGATGAAGAAGTCGGGTTCGTCGGGCCGCTCGTACTCCATCTGATCGAGCGTCGCCGCGAAGTTCCGGCCGACGCAGTACAGCGCCGAAGGTTCACAGGGCGGCAGGAAGTCGCCGTCCGTCCCCACCTCGTAGACGCCGTCGTCCGCGTGAACGACGCCGTCCTCGTATCGTCCGGCTACCGGTCCATCGTCCGTCGCGATCCGCGCGAGTTTCATTATCGGCGGTCTCTGGGCCGGCGGATTAGTGGTACCGGTTTGACTGCGAGTCGATCCGATCAGTAACTCAGTTCGCGGTGCGGTCTCGGGGCAGATGCAGGGACGGTCTATACCCGATCACCCGACGGAACGGGAACTGCATGTGCGCTAGCTTCACCGACGACGACGAGGGGAAACGCGTCGTCAACGCGAACGGAGAGGAAATCGGCATGGTAAAAAACGTCAGCGGCGGAACCGCCCACATCGATCCCGATCCCGGCATGACCGATACGGTCAAATCCAAACTCGGCTGGGGAGACCACGACGAGGAGACTTACCCGCTCGACGACGACAACGTCGAGTCGATAACCGACGACGAAATCCGACTCCAGCGTCTCTGAGCGACGACCGAGCTTTTTATCGAGACGTGAGAGCGTCCGCTGTCAGTCGGCAGGGAGGACCCCACAGTACCGATTACCGAAGGACGCCCAGTGACTCACCAAAAAATTCCTCTCGAGGGTCTGCAAGCGGACGTTCGCCCACATCCCGGTCTCGAGATCGGTGCCTCACTCCTCGACCAGCAGGTACGTTCGGCCGCCCCGGTGCTCGAGCGAAACGGCGTCCGTCTCGACGTTCGAGCGGACGTATTCCCGGATCTCTGTCGTATGAACGTCGGAGACGTCGATCCGTCGTCGCTGGTCGGCCGACCGGGCGTCCCGGTCGTCGGTCGACTGGTGTTCGCGTCGAGTACCGCCCTCGGTGTGTTCGGTTCGGGTATCAGTCTCCTCGACGATCAGTGGCATACATCTCAATTGGAGAGATAGTACGTCAAACCGACCCGTCCGGAGTGAAAGTGAAAGTGCGAGACGGCGTCCCGGTCCCGGTCACTCGTTATCCGAGCGGTTTGAGCTCGATCCGATGGGATCCGTCGTCGGTTTCGAGCGTAACAGAATCGGCAATCGCCTCGCGAGCCCGTTCCCGCCAGTCGTCGACGGTCTCGGCGTGTCGCTCCCGGATATGGTCGGCGTCGTCGGCGGCCGCGTTCTCGAGTGCGGACTCGAGATCGGGGTAGTCGGTGACGACGTCGTCCGCGATGACGTCGGCGGGCGAAAGGTGAATCGCGCCGGTCAGTTCGGTGTCGTCGACGCGGTAGACGTGGATGCGGGCCCGCATCCGGCCGTGAAACGGCGGTGTCACCCGGAGGACGGCGTCCCCCGGGTTCTCCCGGCTGTAAACGTAGGCGTCGACGGCGTCCTCCGGCGACAGTGCGATCGAACGGATCGCTGACGGGTCGTCGTCCTCGACCATCGGCCGACGATTGGAGTCGCGACGGGTTAACTGTCAGGTCCGGAGCCGCCGACGGAGCCCGGGAGACGACTCTCCGGCCGCTCGAGACGTGAGAAACCGCTGTCATCGCTTCGCGTGCGGGGATCCCGGGCACGTGACACCAATCACTCGTTCGTCGTCCGGCTCTCGGATGTCTCGAGTGCGGGGTGAAACACGGTGGCCTGCCCGTCCGTCGAGACGCCGTATGCCGCAGCCTCGACCGATTCTGGGCAGCTCAAGTCGGCGGCTTCGTAGTGGGCACGAAGCGATGCCCGAACGGCGTCCCGAACGCAGGCGCGCGCCGCCGCGCCGACGATAGTTCCGCTTCCCGAAAACTCGGCCGGCGACCCCGTCGGATCGTGGCCGACGACGATCGCGTCCGTCGTCGTCCCGGGGAAGCCGGTTTCGGCGAGCAACGTCGCCGCCTTCGCCTCCGCGGCGACCGCAACGAGGTTTGCCAGCGCGCCCGGCGCGAGCGCCCGCGTGGTCCCGACGATGACGTTGACGGTACCCCGGCCCTGCTCGAGCGCTGACTCCTCGGACCCTTCCCCCACAGCGTCGACCTCCTCTGCGGGAGTCGGGCGCATCGGTAACGCGGCGGGGTTCGAGATCCCCGCGGTCGCATAGGCCGTGACCGGACCGCGGCGAGCACCGCGAGCGTCCGCGATGTCGACGCCCGTCAACAGAACCGGCCCGGCAGAAGCTCCGTCGGGCGTCCCGAACCCCGCCCGCTCGAGTCGCTCGTCGACGTAGCGCTCGAGATCCGTCCGGTCCCAGCCGTCGGGAACGGAGACGTTGTACGCACGGTCCGCCGTACAGCGGCCGCCGTTCCAGCCGGTCGAGAGCCATTCAGTGTTCGATCGAGAGACCTGAAGCACGCCGTCCCGCCGAAGCGAATCGTAGTCGAGGTCCGGCTCGGTCATGACTCCGTTTCGGGGTCGACGTCGTCGTGACTGCGAACGCCCAGCGCGGCGAGCAGCCGATCGTTTGCCCTTCGGCCCTTGACCGCGACCCGGACGTGCGAATCGAGGGTGCGGAACGTCGTCGCGTCGCGAACGGCGACGCCGGCGGCTCGCGCATCGTCGATCACCGTCGAGACGTCGCGGTCGCCGACGCCGATGAGGAGGAACGGCGCGTCCGAGTCGTAAACGTCGAAATCGTCCTCGAGCGCCTCCCGCATCCGCTCGCGCTCGCCGGCGACGCGAGCGCGCGTGTCGCGAACGAACTCGTCCCGTCGCAGGCAGTGTGCGCCGACGCTGGCGGCCGGCGTCCCGAGCGACCACGCGCGGCGAGCCGTCGCGAGCGCGTCGCGTCGCTCGCCAGCTGCGACGGCGAAGCCGGCGCGGAGTCCGGGCAGGCCGAACAGTTTGGTGAGCGAGCGAGCGACGACGACGTTCTCCCGCTCGAGTTCGGCCGCCGACGACCGATCGGTAAACCCGAGGAACGCCTCGTCGACGAGGAGCGTCGTACCGGCGTCCGCACACCGGGCGGCGAACGACTCGAGCGCGTCCGGATCGACCGCGTCTCCGGTCGGATTGTTCGGCGTACAGAGCACCGCGAGGGCACACGGATCGAGCACGGTCGATCCGATCTCGAACAGGTCGTCGTACCGGACGAACCTCGGTGTCGCCCCCTGTAGCTGGACTTCGCGGGCGTACTCCCCGAAGCTGGGGTAGGGAACGAGTGCCTCGTCACCCGGCTCGAGGACGCACTCCATCGCGAGCCGGATCGCCGCCAGCCCGCCGGCCGTGGGAATCACTCGCTCCGGCTCGCAGCCGACGAACTCGCCGGCCGCGGCCCGGAACGCCGGGTAGTCGTCGTCCGGATAACGGCGAGACTCCTCGAGTGCAGCGGTGTAGACGTCGCCGACGCCCTCAGGCGTTCGGGGGTTGGTGTTGGCCGAGAAATCCAG
This portion of the Natrinema salinisoli genome encodes:
- a CDS encoding pyridoxal phosphate-dependent aminotransferase; protein product: MDPDSIRVGDRVPHGGEPDRDLLDFSANTNPRTPEGVGDVYTAALEESRRYPDDDYPAFRAAAGEFVGCEPERVIPTAGGLAAIRLAMECVLEPGDEALVPYPSFGEYAREVQLQGATPRFVRYDDLFEIGSTVLDPCALAVLCTPNNPTGDAVDPDALESFAARCADAGTTLLVDEAFLGFTDRSSAAELERENVVVARSLTKLFGLPGLRAGFAVAAGERRDALATARRAWSLGTPAASVGAHCLRRDEFVRDTRARVAGERERMREALEDDFDVYDSDAPFLLIGVGDRDVSTVIDDARAAGVAVRDATTFRTLDSHVRVAVKGRRANDRLLAALGVRSHDDVDPETES
- a CDS encoding SDR family NAD(P)-dependent oxidoreductase codes for the protein MDGTTAVVTGGTRGIGRAVAEAFAAEGATVVVGARDGDDVETTVDALEAAGATAAGLRTDVRDEYDVEWLTETASRTGAASGIDVVVPAAGVYHGEAGHTPTDGESYSTFDDHWRTNGRGVYATIRESLPHLNDGARVLVPTGSVARDGNSGYGSYAISKATAEAVARGFAADTEYVVGCLDPGIVATDLSGANGRDPDAVAPMFVWGALEAEPDEIDGEIVGLREWKQATR
- a CDS encoding PRC-barrel domain-containing protein, translated to MCASFTDDDEGKRVVNANGEEIGMVKNVSGGTAHIDPDPGMTDTVKSKLGWGDHDEETYPLDDDNVESITDDEIRLQRL
- a CDS encoding adenosylcobinamide amidohydrolase, with product MTEPDLDYDSLRRDGVLQVSRSNTEWLSTGWNGGRCTADRAYNVSVPDGWDRTDLERYVDERLERAGFGTPDGASAGPVLLTGVDIADARGARRGPVTAYATAGISNPAALPMRPTPAEEVDAVGEGSEESALEQGRGTVNVIVGTTRALAPGALANLVAVAAEAKAATLLAETGFPGTTTDAIVVGHDPTGSPAEFSGSGTIVGAAARACVRDAVRASLRAHYEAADLSCPESVEAAAYGVSTDGQATVFHPALETSESRTTNE
- a CDS encoding fumarylacetoacetate hydrolase family protein; amino-acid sequence: MKLARIATDDGPVAGRYEDGVVHADDGVYEVGTDGDFLPPCEPSALYCVGRNFAATLDQMEYERPDEPDFFIKPPASLVGHGDAIPYPDFSDEVTYAGELAAVIDEPCRNVPEDEVSDVVRGYTILNDMDALDQGGRTARKAFDASGPLGPWIETAVDPGGIDMHTDVAGERRQEANTELMLFDPDEIVSYLSRRFTFRPGDVISFGSPANPGLVEPGDTVEITYEGVGTLRNTVVDSSEREKLPLESEGVRS
- a CDS encoding translation initiation factor eIF-1A translates to MTEDSGRRNLRMPNSDEVFAVVTEHLGGNHVRLRCEDGEERLGRIPGRMKYRTWIEQDDIVVAEPWDWQDEKATIEWRYTGQDADQLRREGHID
- a CDS encoding YkgJ family cysteine cluster protein, with amino-acid sequence MSADHRRVEVYPDREVVVEFDPDLTFECVDDCTWCCHHGVLLYDRDLLELAQRANLAETTTEFRGEKFVTREAKDRDDHVGEDGSACAFLREDGLCSLHLEEDWKPTRCSVFPLGVWLEDGDLHVDIRESAHEHCEGLNVSERSVIDNLEAFLPELLWELENPDSDREL